In one Alnus glutinosa chromosome 12, dhAlnGlut1.1, whole genome shotgun sequence genomic region, the following are encoded:
- the LOC133851393 gene encoding uncharacterized protein LOC133851393 has translation MAKKLVKYSVVDAFTDSAFKGNPAAVCLLEEERDEQWLQAVAAEFNISQTCYLTRLTGSGPLDSSIPRFRLRWFTPVTEVELCGHATLAAAHSLFTSDLVNSNIIEFLTLSGILTARKVTEIKTSDGLDIQNGETQECFFIELDFPTVPLTDFNSDEVSLISNAVNGAAVHDIKITTSENLFLVLPSAKSVVELQPEFDAIKKCPGKGIIMSAAAPPGSGFDFYSRYFFPKLGINEDPVCGSAHCALAPYWSKKLGKCDFVANAASPRGGVVNIHLDEQNQRVLLRGKAVTVMEGSLLV, from the exons ATGGCGAAGAAACTCGTAAAGTACTCTGTG GTGGACGCGTTCACTGACTCGGCGTTCAAGGGGAACCCGGCGGCGGTGTGtttgttggaagaagagagagatGAGCAATGGTTGCAAGCGGTGGCGGCCGAGTTCAACATCTCCCAGACCTGTTACTTGACTCGGCTCACTGGGTCGGGCCCTCTTGACTCCTCCATTCCTAGGTTCCGTCTCAGATGGTTCACTCCTGTCACTGAG GTTGAGCTTTGTGGTCATGCTACATTGGCAGCTGCACACTCACTGTTTACTTCTGATTTGGTGAATTCCAACATTATTGAGTTTCTCACACTATCTGGCATTCTAACTGCTAGAAAGGTTACAGAAATCAAGACGTCGGATGGTTTGGATATTCAGAATGGTGAAACACAAGAGTGCTTTTTCATCGAATTGGATTTTCCAACTGTCCCATTAACTGATTTTAATTCTGATGAAGTTTCGTTAATTTCCAATGCTGTGAATGGTGCTGCTGTGCATGATATAAAGATAACAACTTCAGAAAACCTCTTT CTTGTACTCCCATCAGCAAAAAGTGTTGTGGAACTACAGCCAGAATTTGATGCTATAAAGAAATGTCCTGGAAAGGGGATAATTATGTCAGCGGCTGCTCCCCCAGGGTCTGGGTTTGATTTTTATAGCCGATACTTTTTCCCAAAACTTGGGATCAATGAG GATCCTGTTTGTGGGAGTGCACATTGTGCCTTGGCACCGTACTGGAGCAAAAAATTGGGGAAGTGTGATTTTGTTGCAAATGCG GCCTCACCAAGAGGTGGAGTTGTAAACATTCATCTAGACGAACAAAACCAAAGAGTTCTGCTGCGAGGAAAAGCTGTTACTGTCATGGAAGGGTCTCTTTTAGTTTAG
- the LOC133883023 gene encoding uncharacterized protein LOC133883023 has translation MAKKLVKYFVVDAFTDSAFKGNPAAVCLLEEERDEQWLQAVAAEFNISETCYLTRLTGSGPLDSSIPRFRLRWFTPVTEVELCGHATLAAAHSLFTSDLVNSNIIEFLTLSGILTARKVTEIKTSDGLDIQNVETQECFFVELDFPTVPLTDFNPDEVSLISNAVNGAAVHDIKITTSDNLFLVLPSAKSVVELQPEFDAIKKCPGKGIIMSAAAPPGSGFDFYSRFFCPKLGINEDPVCGSAHCALAPYWSKELGKCDFVANAASPRGGVVNIHLDEQNQRVLLRGKAVTVMEGSLLV, from the exons ATGGCGAAGAAACTCGTAAAGTACTTTGTG GTGGACGCGTTCACTGACTCGGCGTTCAAGGGGAACCCGGCGGCGGTGTGtttgttggaagaagagagagatGAGCAATGGTTGCAAGCGGTAGCGGCCGAGTTCAACATCTCCGAGACCTGTTACTTGACTCGGCTCACTGGGTCGGGCCCTCTTGACTCCTCCATTCCTAGGTTCCGTCTCAGATGGTTCACTCCTGTCACTGAG GTTGAGCTTTGTGGTCATGCTACATTGGCAGCTGCACACTCACTGTTTACTTCTGATTTGGTGAATTCCAACATTATTGAGTTTCTCACACTATCTGGCATTCTAACTGCTAGAAAGGTTACAGAAATCAAGACGTCAGATGGTTTGGATATTCAGAATGTTGAAACACAAGAGTGCTTTTTCGTCGAATTGGATTTTCCAACTGTCCCATTAACTGATTTTAATCCTGATGAAGTTTCGTTAATTTCCAATGCTGTGAATGGTGCTGCTGTGCATGATATAAAGATAACAACTTCAGATAACCTCTTT CTTGTACTCCCATCAGCAAAAAGTGTTGTGGAACTACAGCCAGAATTTGATGCTATAAAGAAATGTCCTGGAAAGGGGATAATTATGTCAGCGGCTGCTCCCCCAGGGTCTGGGTTTGATTTTTATAGCAGATTCTTTTGCCCAAAACTTGGTATCAATGAG GATCCTGTTTGTGGGAGTGCACATTGTGCCTTGGCACCGTACTGGAGCAAAGAACTGGGGAAGTGTGATTTTGTTGCAAATGCG GCCTCACCAAGAGGTGGAGTTGTAAACATTCATCTAGACGAGCAAAACCAAAGAGTTCTGCTGCGAGGAAAAGCTGTTACTGTCATGGAAGGGTCTCTTTTGGTTTAG
- the LOC133852522 gene encoding uncharacterized protein LOC133852522 — MDKDVYQLDNPAVVTVEISNSQASDDELAYNSWRDYRQEEESDGKEEERGKNNETSGCRSIGGLLTQCKLVMVKICGHATLAASHTLFETSLINSNIVEFLTVSGILTARKVPEIKTSSGSTSTIQNDESQESFFIELDFPTIPITDFNPTEFSSISKALKCASVIDIKRTTTEDDLIVILPSGETVAELQPQFDEIRKCPGRGIIVSGAAPPESGFDYYSRFFCRKFRVNEVKYVGIWSQHNVIEAITSDSSLYCINNIYIPDFENEH; from the exons ATGGACAAGGATGTGTACCAGCTCGACAATCCGGCAGTCGTCACTGTCGAGATCTCCAACTCCCAAGCCAGCGACGACGAGCTCGCCTATAATTCCTGGAGAGACTACCGGCAAGAGGAAGAAAGTGAcgggaaagaggaagaaa GAGGGAAAAACAATGAGACAAGTGGGTGTAGAAGTATTGGTGGCCTCCTCACCCAATGCAAACTCGTTATG GTTAAGATTTGTGGTCATGCTACATTGGCTGCTTCACACACACTCTTTGAAACTAGTTTGATCAATTCGAACATTGTTGAGTTCCTCACAGTGTCCGGAATTTTAACTGCCAGAAAGGTTCCAGAAATCAAGACATCCAGTGGCTCAACTTCGACTATTCAGAATGATGAATCACAAGAGAGCTTTTTTATCGAATTGGATTTTCCAACCATCCCAATAACTGATTTCAATCCTACTGAGTTTTCGTCAATTTCCAAAGCCCTCAAATGTGCTTCTGTGATTGATATAAAGAGGACAACTACAGAAGATGACCTGATT GTGATTCTCCCATCAGGAGAAACTGTTGCAGAACTACAGCCACAATTTGACGAGATACGAAAATGTCCTGGAAGGGGGATAATTGTTTCAGGGGCTGCTCCACCAGAGTCTGGATTTGACTATTACAGTCGATTCTTCTGCCGAAAATTTAGAGTCAATGAGGTAAAATATGTTGGCATTTGGTCTCAACATAATGTTATTGAAGCAATAACTTCAGATTCATCTCTTTATtgcattaataatatatatattcctgaTTTTGAGAATGAACACTGA